A single genomic interval of Mucilaginibacter robiniae harbors:
- a CDS encoding FAD-binding and (Fe-S)-binding domain-containing protein, which produces MNVEDVKAEVAKIDVTMLEIELRATIKGEVRFDNGSRAAYSTDGSNYRQVPIGVVIPKTREDIINTVALCNQYKAPVLSRGGGTSLAGQCCNIAVVMDMTKYYNSILEIDPEKRIARVEPGIVLDELRKEAEKHGVTFGPDPATHNHCALGGMLGNNSCGTHSIMAKNAGHGSRTSDNTDRLTVMTYDGLIMDVGPTSEEELEQIIAEGGRRGEIYQKLKNLRDKYGDLIRERFPKIPRRVSGYNIDELLPESGFNVARALVGTEGTCVTILEAQLNLIENPKARSLLVLGYPSIYDAGRHSRHLLETYPIALEGLDNNLVDGMRKKDLHVDDITMLPKGGGWLMVEYGGETKEEADNKAKATMEMLKKEGDAPEMSLFTDPGQAQKLWEIRKAGLGATAYIPGEEDTWEGWEDAAVPPEKVGDYLQEFRDLMNKYAYVGSLYGHFGDGCMHTRINFDLVTAPGIEKYRQFTRDAAELVIKYGGSLSGEHGDGQSRADLIHLMFGEELMQAFHEFKEIWDPEWKMNPGKVIDPYGQTSNLRLGADYNPPKLKTHFTFPEDNGSFAHATIRCVGVGECRKHEGGTMCPSYMVTREEEHSTRGRARLLFEMLEGDVLKKGWESDEVKDALDLCLACKGCKGDCPVNVDMATYKSEFLSHYYEKKTRPRSAYAFGWIYWWSRMASIAPEVANFLTHNPVTKGIAKWAAGVTPKREIPKFADYNFRDWFFSQPKNNSVAKPKVILWADTFNNYFLPETLVAGKDVLEAAGFEVIVPKQILCCGRPLYDFGFLNMAKNLLHDILEGLRDEIRAGIPVVGLEPSCVAVFRDEMTSLLPDNEDAKRLKKQVYTIAEFLEQKAPDFKIPELKKKALVHVHCHHKAIMKTEADGKVYEKTGLDYQFLDSGCCGMAGYFGYEKGAHYEVGLAAGERVLLPTVRNADKDTLIVTDGFSCREQIEQGTDRHGLHTAQVIQMALKEQGHATSTAYPEKAYVENKPYIPGAKLKRYALLGGIALAATAIVVAVSNLSKKATE; this is translated from the coding sequence ATGAATGTTGAAGATGTAAAAGCTGAAGTAGCAAAAATTGATGTTACCATGCTGGAGATTGAACTTCGGGCTACCATTAAAGGTGAAGTTCGTTTTGATAACGGTAGTCGTGCCGCTTATTCGACTGATGGTTCTAATTACCGACAGGTACCTATTGGAGTGGTGATTCCGAAAACGCGGGAAGACATCATTAATACGGTTGCCTTATGCAACCAATACAAAGCACCGGTATTATCACGTGGCGGAGGTACCAGCTTAGCCGGGCAGTGTTGTAATATTGCTGTAGTGATGGACATGACCAAATATTATAACAGTATATTGGAAATTGATCCTGAAAAACGCATTGCACGCGTAGAACCCGGTATTGTACTGGATGAGTTGCGTAAGGAGGCCGAAAAACATGGCGTAACGTTTGGCCCAGACCCGGCTACACATAACCATTGCGCTTTAGGTGGTATGCTGGGCAACAACTCATGTGGCACACACTCTATTATGGCCAAAAATGCAGGTCATGGCTCACGTACTTCTGATAATACCGACCGACTTACCGTCATGACCTATGATGGTTTAATTATGGATGTTGGTCCGACTAGCGAAGAAGAACTGGAACAAATTATAGCTGAAGGCGGCCGACGTGGTGAAATTTACCAAAAGCTGAAAAACCTTCGTGATAAATATGGAGATCTCATTCGCGAACGGTTTCCAAAAATTCCGCGCCGTGTATCCGGTTATAACATTGATGAGTTATTACCAGAAAGCGGCTTTAACGTAGCCCGTGCATTGGTGGGTACGGAAGGTACTTGCGTTACCATATTGGAAGCGCAGCTAAATTTAATTGAAAACCCGAAAGCCCGTTCATTGCTGGTGTTAGGCTATCCAAGTATATATGATGCTGGCCGACACTCACGTCATTTATTAGAAACCTACCCAATTGCGCTTGAAGGATTGGATAACAACTTGGTTGATGGCATGCGCAAAAAAGATTTGCATGTAGATGACATAACCATGCTACCTAAAGGTGGCGGCTGGCTGATGGTAGAATATGGCGGTGAAACTAAAGAAGAAGCCGACAACAAGGCTAAAGCCACTATGGAAATGCTGAAGAAAGAAGGTGACGCACCAGAAATGAGCTTATTTACAGATCCTGGTCAGGCTCAGAAACTTTGGGAAATACGTAAAGCTGGCTTAGGTGCCACTGCATATATTCCCGGTGAAGAAGACACCTGGGAAGGTTGGGAAGATGCTGCCGTACCACCCGAAAAGGTAGGTGACTACTTGCAGGAATTCCGCGACTTGATGAACAAGTATGCCTATGTAGGCTCTCTTTACGGTCACTTTGGTGATGGTTGTATGCATACCCGCATCAACTTTGATTTGGTTACAGCACCAGGCATTGAAAAGTACCGTCAGTTTACCCGTGATGCTGCGGAACTAGTTATCAAATACGGTGGCTCTTTATCCGGTGAACATGGCGATGGACAGTCTCGGGCTGATTTGATTCATCTGATGTTTGGTGAAGAACTCATGCAGGCTTTTCATGAGTTTAAAGAAATTTGGGACCCTGAATGGAAAATGAATCCAGGCAAGGTAATTGACCCTTACGGACAAACTTCAAACCTACGTTTAGGTGCTGATTATAATCCGCCAAAGCTGAAAACTCACTTCACTTTTCCTGAAGATAACGGCAGCTTTGCTCATGCTACTATACGCTGTGTAGGCGTAGGTGAATGTCGTAAACATGAGGGTGGCACCATGTGCCCAAGCTACATGGTAACTCGTGAAGAAGAGCACTCTACCAGAGGCCGCGCCCGCTTATTATTCGAAATGCTGGAAGGCGATGTATTGAAAAAAGGTTGGGAAAGCGACGAGGTAAAAGATGCGCTTGACTTATGCTTAGCTTGTAAAGGTTGTAAAGGTGACTGCCCGGTTAACGTAGATATGGCTACCTACAAATCGGAGTTTCTATCGCACTATTATGAAAAGAAAACACGCCCGCGTTCAGCCTATGCGTTTGGGTGGATCTATTGGTGGTCAAGAATGGCTTCAATAGCTCCGGAAGTAGCTAACTTCTTAACCCATAATCCGGTTACGAAAGGCATTGCCAAATGGGCCGCCGGTGTAACACCTAAAAGAGAGATACCAAAGTTTGCTGATTATAACTTTAGAGATTGGTTTTTCAGTCAGCCTAAAAACAATAGTGTAGCTAAACCTAAAGTGATTTTATGGGCTGATACCTTTAACAATTACTTTTTGCCTGAAACATTAGTAGCTGGTAAAGATGTGCTGGAGGCAGCCGGTTTTGAAGTGATAGTACCCAAACAAATTTTATGTTGTGGGCGACCACTTTATGATTTTGGCTTCCTGAATATGGCTAAAAACCTCCTGCATGACATATTGGAAGGTTTAAGAGACGAAATACGCGCCGGTATTCCGGTAGTTGGTTTGGAGCCTAGCTGTGTAGCTGTTTTTCGGGATGAAATGACTAGTTTACTGCCTGATAACGAAGATGCCAAGCGCCTGAAAAAACAAGTTTATACCATAGCTGAGTTTTTAGAACAGAAAGCACCTGATTTTAAAATTCCAGAGTTAAAAAAGAAAGCTCTGGTACACGTACATTGCCACCATAAAGCCATCATGAAAACTGAAGCTGATGGCAAAGTGTACGAGAAAACAGGATTAGACTACCAGTTTCTGGATTCAGGCTGTTGTGGTATGGCCGGTTACTTTGGTTATGAAAAAGGCGCTCACTACGAAGTTGGTTTAGCAGCTGGTGAACGTGTGCTGTTGCCTACTGTACGCAATGCTGATAAAGATACCTTAATTGTTACCGATGGCTTTAGCTGCCGCGAGCAAATTGAACAAGGTACTGACCGTCACGGCTTGCATACGGCTCAGGTTATCCAAATGGCTTTGAAAGAGCAAGGACATGCCACCAGTACTGCTTACCCCGAAAAAGCGTATGTAGAAAACAAACCTTACATACCTGGTGCTAAGTTAAAGCGTTATGCTTTGCTAGGTGGAATTGCTTTAGCGGCAACGGCAATAGTTGTAGCCGTAAGTAATTTAAGTAAAAAAGCAACTGAGTAA
- a CDS encoding enolase C-terminal domain-like protein, producing MYISDTISNLRVSAYKIPTDYPESDGTLEWDSTILVWVEIEALGTTGVGYTYAHQATAYYIEDKLKSLLIGQNPMEIPAMWQKMLNIVRNDGTAGISCAAISAVDNALWDLKAKILNLPLATLLGMVRPDMPLYGSGGFTSYPDRRLQEQFTGWLDKGIKAMKMKIGREPDKDFARAQAAKAVMGGAELMIDANGAFTPRIAVATATKFAELGVCYFEEPVSSDNLQGLHFIRQQAPAAMQIAAGEYGYSLWYFAEMLKQQAVDILQADATRCCGITGFLKVGYLCESHQTLFSSHCAPSIHLHAAVALNSFYLAEYFHDHVRIENLLFDGVQQPINGVLKPDLTRPGIGIELKYADAESYKIL from the coding sequence ATGTATATTTCAGACACTATATCAAACCTGCGTGTTTCTGCCTACAAAATCCCTACAGATTATCCAGAATCTGACGGCACACTGGAATGGGACAGTACTATACTGGTATGGGTAGAAATAGAAGCGTTGGGTACAACAGGGGTTGGTTATACCTATGCACATCAAGCCACAGCCTACTACATTGAAGATAAATTAAAATCGTTGCTTATTGGTCAGAACCCAATGGAGATTCCAGCTATGTGGCAAAAGATGCTAAACATTGTCCGGAATGACGGAACAGCAGGTATTAGCTGTGCAGCTATCTCAGCGGTTGATAATGCTTTATGGGATTTAAAAGCTAAAATCCTGAATTTGCCTTTGGCTACATTACTGGGCATGGTACGGCCAGATATGCCTTTATATGGCAGCGGTGGTTTTACCTCATATCCTGATCGGCGCTTGCAAGAGCAGTTTACTGGATGGCTTGATAAAGGCATCAAAGCTATGAAAATGAAAATTGGCCGGGAACCAGACAAGGATTTTGCACGAGCTCAGGCCGCCAAAGCTGTCATGGGTGGTGCTGAACTGATGATAGATGCCAATGGTGCTTTCACGCCTCGTATCGCTGTTGCTACAGCAACAAAGTTTGCTGAATTAGGCGTATGCTATTTTGAAGAGCCGGTATCATCCGACAATCTGCAAGGCTTACATTTTATACGACAACAAGCTCCGGCTGCCATGCAGATTGCCGCAGGCGAATATGGCTATTCGTTGTGGTACTTTGCTGAAATGTTAAAACAACAAGCTGTAGATATATTACAGGCTGATGCTACACGTTGTTGCGGCATAACGGGCTTTTTAAAAGTTGGCTACTTATGTGAATCGCATCAAACTTTATTTTCATCACACTGTGCACCATCTATACATTTACATGCGGCTGTGGCGTTAAACAGCTTTTATCTGGCAGAGTATTTTCATGACCATGTACGTATTGAAAACCTCTTGTTTGATGGTGTGCAACAACCCATTAATGGCGTACTTAAGCCAGATTTAACCCGACCAGGTATAGGTATTGAGTTGAAATATGCCGATGCCGAATCTTATAAAATTTTGTAA
- a CDS encoding ABC transporter permease — protein sequence MPSETLNFSRSIRIGWLLRMAWRDSRRNRSRLFLFISSIILGIAALVAIYSFGYNMRQAINDQAATLVGADLVISGNKPVDKTLQPLLDSLGDERSQERDFASMVLFSKSNDTRLVQIRALQGNYPYYGSIETTPVKAAQSFKSGAYALVEKSLMQQYKVQVNDSVKIGKVTFTIAGILNDAPGQTGVAASIAPIVYIPLQYLDKTGLVEKGSRINYSFYYKFSKDVNVDKLADQLDNKLDKAGLHYETIKTRKQNTGRAFDDLNRFLSLVGFIALLLGCIGVASATQIYIREKVASIAVLRCLGVKASEAFLIFLIQIAGIGLIGSVIGAALGSAIQYLLPLVLKDFLPFDVEVSVSWLALEQGIVLGVIISVLFALLPLISIRNISPLNTLRASYDEATPKRDPLRWLVYLLILAFIIVFAHLQLNSWPASLAFTAAILIGFLILTLMALLLMRIVKLLVQGSWSYLLRQGFANLYRPNNQTIILMVSIGLSTAFICILIFVQSLLIKQVSLSASGNQPNIILFDIQTNQEKGIVDITRQYKMPVIQQVPIVTIRIEKINNKTITDLEKDSTSASMRRALTSEYRVTYRDSLVSSEKITAGKWIGEAADASEIPVSFDERLANQLHLKVNDKVVFNVQGTPMNATIASLRKVNWNRIQTNFRILFPTGVLEQAPQFHVLFTHVPSAKVSGQYQQAVVRKYPNVSIVDLGLVLTVLDEILNKISYVIRFMSGFSIATGIIVLIASVRISKYQRIKESVLLRTLGGSRKQILIITMLEYLFLGALSALTGIIIALLGTWLLAKYSFETPFLINYKPAIIMFGISSALTVIIGLLNSRGVLNRPPLEVLRSDI from the coding sequence ATGCCATCAGAAACTTTAAATTTTAGCAGGAGCATACGTATTGGCTGGCTTTTGCGCATGGCTTGGCGTGATAGCCGGCGTAACCGATCAAGGCTTTTTCTATTTATATCTTCTATCATTCTGGGGATTGCGGCATTGGTAGCTATTTACTCTTTTGGCTACAACATGCGGCAGGCCATTAATGATCAGGCTGCTACTTTGGTAGGGGCCGATCTGGTAATTTCCGGCAATAAACCAGTAGATAAGACTTTGCAGCCCCTCTTAGATAGTTTGGGTGACGAACGTTCACAGGAGCGCGATTTTGCCTCTATGGTTTTATTTAGCAAAAGCAATGACACTCGGCTGGTACAAATACGGGCATTACAGGGCAATTATCCTTATTATGGTAGTATCGAGACTACGCCAGTTAAGGCTGCTCAAAGTTTCAAAAGCGGCGCTTACGCATTAGTCGAAAAATCCTTAATGCAGCAGTACAAAGTTCAGGTAAATGATTCAGTCAAAATAGGTAAGGTGACATTTACTATTGCCGGTATTTTGAACGATGCACCCGGGCAAACTGGTGTAGCTGCCAGCATAGCACCCATAGTGTATATTCCGTTGCAGTACTTGGATAAAACTGGCTTGGTTGAAAAGGGAAGTCGTATCAACTATAGCTTTTACTATAAATTTAGCAAAGATGTTAATGTAGATAAGTTAGCAGACCAGTTAGATAACAAATTAGATAAAGCTGGCCTACATTATGAAACCATAAAAACACGTAAACAAAACACAGGTAGGGCATTTGATGATTTAAACCGTTTCTTATCACTAGTGGGTTTTATTGCTTTACTTCTAGGCTGCATAGGTGTTGCAAGCGCCACACAGATTTACATTCGCGAAAAAGTAGCTTCAATAGCTGTATTACGATGTTTAGGTGTTAAAGCTTCAGAAGCTTTTCTGATCTTTTTGATACAGATAGCTGGTATTGGCCTGATTGGTTCTGTAATAGGTGCGGCTTTAGGTTCAGCTATACAGTATCTGCTTCCGCTGGTACTAAAAGACTTTCTGCCTTTCGATGTTGAAGTTTCAGTTTCTTGGTTGGCTTTGGAGCAGGGAATTGTTTTAGGCGTAATTATTTCTGTATTGTTCGCGTTGCTGCCACTCATTTCCATTCGTAACATATCGCCGCTTAATACATTAAGAGCATCATATGATGAAGCTACCCCTAAGCGCGACCCGCTAAGATGGCTGGTGTATTTGCTAATTTTAGCATTCATTATAGTGTTTGCTCATTTGCAACTCAATAGCTGGCCAGCAAGCTTGGCTTTTACTGCAGCCATATTAATAGGCTTTTTAATTTTGACGCTGATGGCTCTACTGCTCATGCGCATAGTGAAATTATTGGTGCAGGGTTCGTGGAGTTATTTATTAAGGCAGGGGTTTGCAAATTTGTACCGGCCCAATAATCAAACCATCATTTTGATGGTTTCCATTGGCTTAAGTACAGCTTTTATCTGCATTTTGATTTTTGTACAATCGTTATTGATTAAGCAGGTAAGCCTATCGGCTAGCGGTAATCAGCCTAATATTATCTTGTTTGATATTCAAACCAATCAGGAAAAAGGCATTGTGGATATTACCCGGCAATATAAAATGCCTGTTATCCAACAGGTACCTATCGTAACTATAAGAATTGAAAAGATTAACAATAAAACTATCACTGATCTGGAGAAAGATAGTACCTCGGCTAGTATGCGCCGTGCTTTAACTAGTGAGTACCGGGTCACCTATCGTGATAGTTTAGTATCATCCGAAAAAATAACGGCTGGTAAATGGATAGGTGAGGCTGCTGATGCAAGTGAAATCCCGGTGTCGTTTGATGAGCGTTTAGCCAACCAGTTGCATTTAAAGGTGAATGATAAAGTAGTGTTTAATGTACAAGGAACTCCTATGAATGCTACTATAGCGAGTTTGCGCAAAGTAAACTGGAACCGAATACAAACTAATTTCCGGATTTTATTTCCAACGGGTGTATTGGAGCAGGCACCGCAATTTCATGTATTGTTTACCCATGTGCCTTCAGCCAAAGTATCTGGCCAGTATCAACAAGCGGTTGTACGTAAGTATCCTAATGTATCCATTGTAGATTTAGGCTTGGTACTTACCGTGCTGGATGAGATATTGAATAAAATCAGCTATGTAATTCGTTTTATGAGCGGTTTTAGTATTGCCACAGGTATTATAGTGCTAATTGCTTCAGTACGTATTAGTAAATATCAGCGTATTAAAGAAAGTGTGCTGTTACGTACCTTAGGTGGAAGCCGCAAGCAAATTTTAATTATTACTATGTTGGAATACTTATTTCTGGGGGCATTATCTGCTTTAACCGGGATAATAATTGCTTTACTAGGCACTTGGCTGCTGGCAAAATACAGTTTTGAAACACCTTTCCTGATAAATTATAAACCGGCTATCATCATGTTTGGTATTTCATCTGCATTAACGGTTATTATTGGTTTATTGAATAGCCGTGGAGTACTGAACCGGCCGCCACTGGAAGTATTAAGGTCGGATATTTAA
- a CDS encoding arylesterase, translated as MKKVPFKIIYTFLATMCFTACQEQNTTSSQEAVKQQEASKTDNQPQKTVLFFGDSLTAGYGLDDPADAFPGVIAKKIDSAKLPYKVVNAGSSGETTAGGLNRINWVLRQKVDVFVLELGANDGLRGVPVSDTRKNLQAIIDKVKAKYPKAKLVMLGMQIPPSMGAKYTYDFKAVFPEVAARNNMTLVPFLLNHVGGIAALNQADGIHPTKSGAKIVANENVWPVLKNIL; from the coding sequence ATGAAGAAAGTTCCATTTAAAATAATTTACACGTTCTTGGCAACCATGTGTTTTACAGCTTGCCAAGAACAAAATACAACTAGCTCGCAAGAGGCTGTCAAGCAACAGGAAGCAAGTAAAACAGATAACCAGCCCCAAAAAACAGTATTGTTTTTTGGGGATAGCCTAACTGCCGGTTATGGCTTAGATGATCCGGCTGATGCATTTCCGGGAGTGATTGCCAAAAAGATTGATTCGGCAAAGTTGCCTTATAAGGTAGTGAACGCAGGTTCAAGCGGGGAAACCACAGCTGGAGGCTTAAATCGTATTAACTGGGTACTTAGGCAAAAAGTTGATGTTTTTGTACTGGAACTAGGTGCTAATGATGGTCTACGAGGTGTACCTGTAAGTGATACCCGTAAAAACTTGCAAGCTATAATTGATAAAGTTAAAGCCAAATATCCAAAAGCTAAATTAGTAATGCTAGGCATGCAGATACCACCCAGCATGGGAGCTAAATACACTTATGATTTTAAAGCAGTATTTCCTGAAGTGGCTGCTAGAAATAACATGACGCTAGTTCCTTTTCTGCTAAACCATGTAGGTGGTATAGCTGCCTTAAACCAAGCTGACGGCATACATCCAACCAAATCCGGAGCAAAAATCGTGGCTAATGAAAACGTTTGGCCAGTATTGAAAAATATATTATAA
- a CDS encoding nuclear transport factor 2 family protein, with translation MNMISESLLNLAVELEKSRSQIMVSGDAEKLAGLFSDDLYYGHSGGYWDDKESFVQKFSDGLYNYHRVEIQVESATLAGNSSLVVHGKVTLQVTLHGTKKTMTSIYLAVWRKEVDVWRFLAHQTAMVQG, from the coding sequence ATGAACATGATTAGCGAAAGCTTATTAAACCTTGCCGTTGAATTGGAAAAGTCCAGATCGCAAATTATGGTATCTGGTGATGCTGAAAAATTAGCAGGGCTGTTTTCAGATGATTTGTATTATGGTCATTCTGGTGGTTATTGGGATGATAAAGAAAGCTTTGTGCAGAAGTTTAGCGATGGCTTGTATAACTACCACCGAGTCGAAATTCAGGTAGAAAGTGCCACTCTGGCTGGTAATTCCAGTTTGGTGGTACATGGTAAGGTAACCTTGCAGGTAACACTTCATGGAACTAAAAAAACAATGACTTCTATTTACCTAGCTGTTTGGCGTAAGGAGGTAGATGTTTGGCGTTTTCTGGCACATCAAACTGCTATGGTGCAAGGATAA
- a CDS encoding Na+/H+ antiporter, whose protein sequence is MHDTFSFYLILLLIILFLVMLARKLKIAYPIVLVIGGLLLGFIPKLPKVSIDPEMIFLIFLPPLLYDAAGQASWKNIWKFRRIISSFAFGIVILTSCIIAFISNAIIPGFTLALGFLLGGIISPPDAVSATAILKQVRVPKDLISIIEGESLMNDASSLTVFKFALAAVASGTFVFHQALTSFCMVIVMGIIVGIVVALVFYAIHRWLPTTASMDTILSFIAPYLMYLVAEKLHFSGVLAVVSGGLFLSGNSHVILSHNSRLRGTSVWTTIGFVLNALVFMLIGMELPAIVKQLDHVSIADAIKYSLIISGVIILSRILFTLGASLFTKAISHVMKTANDNPGWRQPLVFGWAGMRGVVSLASALSIPLLINNGKPFPQRDLILFITFGVILITLVLQGLTLPWLVRSLDLQEPDDALSESEQEAIIRTQIASSTLGLLHDKYKQQVSENRLLQGLQLRLENDSKFLDEYKRSVHNDDHHTDAIIADFKHISTDILEQQRKILITISKKDEFDDDVIKKHLAQIDLEEEKLRRKFM, encoded by the coding sequence ATGCACGATACGTTTAGCTTTTATTTGATATTATTACTCATCATTTTGTTTCTGGTCATGCTAGCTCGGAAACTAAAAATAGCTTATCCGATTGTGTTAGTTATTGGTGGGCTTTTGCTGGGTTTTATACCTAAGTTGCCCAAGGTGAGTATTGATCCTGAAATGATATTTCTGATCTTTTTACCGCCGCTGTTGTATGATGCTGCCGGCCAAGCTTCGTGGAAAAACATCTGGAAGTTTCGCCGTATTATCAGTTCTTTTGCTTTTGGCATTGTTATCCTTACTTCTTGCATTATCGCATTTATATCCAACGCGATCATTCCGGGTTTTACACTAGCTTTAGGTTTTTTGCTCGGCGGCATTATTTCACCACCTGATGCTGTATCAGCCACGGCAATTTTAAAGCAGGTTCGTGTGCCTAAAGATTTGATTTCCATTATTGAGGGCGAAAGTTTAATGAATGATGCTTCCAGTTTAACGGTATTCAAATTTGCTTTGGCTGCAGTTGCTTCTGGTACCTTTGTTTTTCACCAGGCATTAACCAGCTTTTGCATGGTTATCGTAATGGGTATTATAGTAGGCATTGTGGTAGCGCTGGTGTTTTATGCCATACATCGATGGTTACCTACTACAGCCAGCATGGATACTATATTAAGCTTTATTGCACCTTACCTCATGTATTTGGTTGCTGAAAAGCTTCATTTTTCGGGTGTACTGGCGGTAGTGAGCGGGGGGCTATTTTTATCTGGTAACAGCCATGTTATCTTGAGTCATAACAGTAGGCTGCGTGGTACTAGTGTATGGACTACCATAGGTTTTGTATTAAATGCATTGGTGTTTATGTTAATTGGTATGGAGTTGCCTGCCATAGTCAAGCAGCTAGATCATGTTTCTATCGCCGATGCCATCAAATACAGTTTAATTATCAGCGGGGTGATTATACTAAGTCGTATTCTGTTTACTTTGGGGGCTTCACTGTTTACCAAAGCAATAAGCCACGTCATGAAAACTGCCAATGATAATCCGGGTTGGCGGCAACCATTGGTTTTTGGCTGGGCTGGTATGCGTGGTGTAGTGTCTTTGGCTTCTGCCTTGTCTATCCCATTATTGATAAATAACGGAAAACCTTTTCCACAGCGCGATCTGATTTTGTTCATCACTTTTGGTGTCATATTAATTACCTTGGTTTTACAAGGGTTAACATTACCTTGGTTGGTACGTAGTTTAGATTTGCAAGAGCCTGATGATGCACTGTCAGAAAGCGAACAAGAAGCTATTATTAGGACACAAATAGCATCATCAACTTTAGGCTTATTGCATGATAAATATAAGCAGCAGGTAAGTGAAAATCGTTTGTTACAAGGGCTGCAATTAAGACTTGAAAATGATAGCAAGTTTTTAGATGAATATAAAAGATCTGTACACAACGACGATCATCATACGGATGCCATAATTGCAGATTTTAAGCACATTAGTACAGATATACTGGAACAACAAAGAAAAATATTAATTACCATCAGCAAAAAAGATGAATTTGATGATGATGTAATTAAAAAGCATTTAGCACAGATAGATTTAGAGGAAGAAAAGTTAAGACGAAAGTTTATGTGA
- a CDS encoding ABC transporter ATP-binding protein: MENILEIVNLNKTYKSAGKTLTVLDDINFAIPASSVNAIVGPSGSGKTTLLGLCAGLDRSTSGSIKLNQIDLNQLSEDKRAQVRNQYVGFIFQNFQLLPTLTALENVMVPLELRGEKNIKARALDLLDKVGLSARSHHYPLQMSGGEQQRVSIARAFSNQPKILFADEPTGNLDAETSDKVVKLLFDLNQDAGTTLILVTHDMDFAAKTQRILRIKGGKLVSDTLTQA, translated from the coding sequence GTGGAAAACATTCTTGAAATAGTAAACCTAAATAAAACCTATAAAAGTGCAGGCAAAACACTGACTGTACTGGATGACATCAACTTTGCCATACCTGCCAGCTCGGTGAACGCAATTGTTGGTCCATCAGGTAGTGGCAAAACTACGCTGTTGGGCCTATGCGCCGGACTTGATCGTTCAACGTCTGGTAGCATTAAGCTCAATCAAATTGATTTAAACCAGTTAAGTGAAGATAAGAGGGCTCAAGTACGTAACCAATATGTAGGTTTTATTTTCCAGAATTTTCAATTGCTGCCTACGCTTACCGCACTGGAAAATGTAATGGTACCATTGGAGCTACGTGGAGAAAAAAATATAAAAGCACGAGCGTTGGATTTGCTGGATAAAGTAGGCTTATCTGCTCGCAGCCATCACTATCCTTTACAAATGTCGGGTGGTGAACAGCAGCGGGTATCTATAGCCAGAGCTTTTTCAAACCAACCCAAGATATTATTTGCAGATGAACCTACGGGCAATCTGGATGCAGAAACCAGTGATAAGGTGGTCAAATTGTTGTTTGACCTGAACCAGGATGCGGGTACTACGCTTATTTTAGTAACACATGATATGGATTTTGCTGCCAAAACTCAGCGTATATTAAGAATAAAAGGGGGCAAGTTGGTTTCTGATACTTTAACCCAAGCCTAA